The proteins below are encoded in one region of Holophagaceae bacterium:
- a CDS encoding tetratricopeptide repeat protein, giving the protein MNPRRALALMAMPLLAAQGAYNPRLDLDEGRYLKVLSDAETRLSRDPGDALAWAAKSQALAALMRFGEAGAAAQKSLERKGDLADGLLARGLARAGTAIQQRNLGSLRGASGAMDDFRAAAQADPGLASAWMSLGLAYEQLPGLFGGSTKKALACADNLRKVNPARGDLLQGMVLSMDGRWNDARGYFLRALSTAPGDPEVVYGYLDALGSRSTRKTLGESAQRAQCAAEAMRLLPTVKGRARGIQAVCDALLDGGVPESSWKTAHDSLHHCDLPSLMKVQLGKIAARAGIHREEGLAYLDQALKEPLEGGIGGIASVQWRRGQILKDLNRHDEARQAAQAALKADPKHPGAKRLMEDLR; this is encoded by the coding sequence ATGAATCCTCGACGCGCCCTCGCCCTCATGGCCATGCCCCTGCTGGCGGCCCAGGGCGCCTACAATCCGCGGTTGGATCTGGATGAGGGCCGATATCTGAAGGTCCTCTCGGATGCGGAAACCCGCCTCAGCCGGGACCCTGGCGATGCCCTGGCCTGGGCGGCCAAATCCCAGGCCCTGGCAGCCTTGATGCGGTTCGGCGAGGCGGGCGCCGCCGCCCAGAAATCCTTGGAACGGAAAGGGGATCTCGCCGACGGATTGCTGGCCCGTGGACTGGCCCGCGCTGGCACCGCCATCCAGCAGCGGAATTTGGGGAGCCTGCGGGGCGCCTCGGGCGCCATGGATGATTTCCGCGCCGCCGCCCAGGCGGACCCGGGCCTGGCATCCGCGTGGATGAGCCTGGGCCTGGCCTATGAGCAGCTCCCGGGCCTGTTCGGGGGCTCCACCAAAAAGGCGCTGGCCTGCGCCGACAACCTGCGCAAGGTCAACCCTGCCCGCGGCGATCTTCTGCAGGGCATGGTGCTGTCCATGGATGGCCGATGGAACGATGCCAGAGGTTATTTCCTGCGGGCCCTCTCCACCGCCCCGGGCGATCCGGAAGTGGTCTATGGCTACCTGGATGCCCTGGGCAGCCGGTCCACGCGCAAGACCCTGGGCGAAAGCGCCCAGCGCGCCCAGTGCGCCGCCGAAGCCATGCGTCTGCTCCCTACCGTCAAAGGACGGGCCCGGGGCATCCAGGCTGTTTGCGATGCGCTGTTGGATGGGGGTGTTCCCGAATCGTCCTGGAAAACAGCGCATGATTCCCTCCACCACTGCGACCTCCCGAGCCTCATGAAGGTCCAGCTCGGCAAGATCGCCGCCCGGGCGGGCATCCACCGCGAGGAAGGCCTCGCCTACCTGGACCAGGCCCTGAAGGAGCCCCTCGAAGGCGGCATCGGGGGCATCGCTTCGGTGCAATGGCGGCGCGGCCAGATCCTGAAGGACCTCAACCGGCATGATGAAGCCCGGCAAGCCGCCCAGGCCGCCCTAAAAGCCGATCCCAAACATCCAGGAGCGAAGCGGCTGATGGAGGATCTGAGGTAG
- a CDS encoding enoyl-ACP reductase, whose product MLMKGMRGLIVGVANKRSIAWAIARACADNGAQLALTYQNERLGENVKELAKELENPLLLPLDVSDDAQIKAAFDSLGEQWGKLDFMVHAVAYAPRQALEGDFVSTSREDFRIAQDISVYSLPALAQGAKPLMTEGGSIIALSYLGGSRVMTNYNVMGVAKAALESSVRYLASDLGQFGIRVNALSAGPLKTLASSGIGGFSTILSHHRKHAPLKKLVELEEVADGALFLLSPMGRGVTGQTIYVDGGYSIMAI is encoded by the coding sequence ATGCTGATGAAAGGTATGCGCGGTCTGATCGTCGGGGTCGCCAACAAGCGGTCCATCGCCTGGGCCATCGCACGGGCTTGCGCGGACAACGGCGCCCAATTGGCCCTCACCTATCAGAACGAGCGCCTCGGCGAGAATGTGAAGGAACTGGCCAAGGAACTGGAAAATCCGCTGCTGCTGCCCCTGGATGTGAGCGACGACGCCCAGATCAAGGCCGCGTTCGATTCCTTGGGCGAACAGTGGGGCAAGCTCGATTTCATGGTCCATGCGGTGGCCTATGCCCCCCGCCAGGCGCTCGAGGGGGATTTCGTCTCCACCTCCCGGGAGGATTTCCGCATCGCCCAGGACATCAGCGTGTACAGCCTGCCGGCCCTCGCCCAGGGCGCGAAACCCCTGATGACCGAAGGTGGCAGCATCATCGCGCTGAGCTACCTGGGCGGGTCCCGGGTGATGACCAACTACAACGTCATGGGCGTGGCCAAGGCCGCGCTGGAGTCCTCGGTGCGCTACCTGGCTTCGGATCTGGGGCAATTCGGGATCCGGGTGAACGCGCTCTCCGCCGGTCCGCTCAAGACCCTGGCCAGCAGCGGCATCGGAGGGTTCTCCACCATCCTGAGCCACCACCGGAAGCATGCGCCGCTCAAGAAACTCGTGGAACTCGAAGAAGTGGCCGACGGCGCGCTGTTCCTGCTCAGTCCCATGGGCCGCGGCGTCACGGGCCAGACCATCTACGTCGATGGCGGCTATTCCATCATGGCGATCTGA
- a CDS encoding fused MFS/spermidine synthase, protein MIYGVLSFLGAFVLFLFEPFLGKVLTPRFGGGASVWIVCMLFFQAVLLCGYAYAHVLSRSGESRRQSLWHSALLWVVLALLGWAWIRHGNPLISDVLPEPGQGIPALLWILLRTAGLPMIALAATSPLVQLWFVQAHSGRTPYRLYAWSNAGSLGGLLAYPFAAEPMLSTPAQGILIFLLIGVFALGIWTLHRAAVRNGDSPSGPEAPPTVDAEPETGVPAASASPLTPWLWVLASAMGSAILMASTNKMTMEIAAIPLLWILPLVLYLGTFILVFDAKWKLSWGWWPAVWLLLFAAAAYLAIVARSDTKHQVLMPLLEGSIITFAGCMVCHGFLFESRPAPSGLTRFYLLIAAGGVLGGLLVALAAPFAFNRIYEFGIAMLGVAIVGLLTARELGGAKGNLIAISALAAMVAGGFSLKAEGKSRGHYLRNFYGIIRVLRIENLLELSNLKTLHGLVDLKAPGNPLVYYTPDSGIGRVLRMEMARKQGLRVGAVGLGVGSVADYGREGDEYVFYEINPLVINLAGPDSQVFPLLRNSKAKIEVVEGDGRICLEQELREGRARGYDVLLIDAFSGDSVPWHLLTVEAFQTYLRHLAPDGVLVLHVSNPLPVDRIALSSAKALDLYGAYLVDLGPSAGKVNPLHSVSDYIVLTRDAALLKTPIILERLLAGFGPKIYRGQSEGSARVAFLSADRPWRDDRNSLSQLLFKRTALEEIGRWNLAQAPNPSASPKSPAPPAHGLSR, encoded by the coding sequence ATGATCTATGGGGTGCTTTCCTTTTTGGGCGCATTCGTCCTGTTCTTGTTTGAACCCTTCCTGGGGAAGGTGCTCACCCCGCGTTTCGGCGGCGGCGCCAGTGTGTGGATCGTCTGCATGCTCTTCTTCCAGGCGGTGCTGCTGTGCGGATACGCTTACGCGCACGTCTTGAGCCGCAGCGGGGAATCCAGGCGCCAGTCCCTGTGGCACAGCGCCCTGCTTTGGGTAGTCCTGGCGCTTCTGGGATGGGCCTGGATCCGGCATGGGAATCCCCTGATTTCAGACGTTCTGCCGGAACCTGGCCAAGGCATTCCAGCGTTGCTATGGATCCTGCTCCGCACCGCCGGATTGCCGATGATCGCCCTCGCGGCCACCTCCCCGCTGGTGCAGCTGTGGTTTGTCCAGGCCCACTCAGGGCGTACCCCCTACCGTCTCTACGCGTGGTCCAACGCGGGTTCCCTGGGGGGACTGCTGGCCTATCCTTTCGCGGCAGAACCGATGCTCAGCACTCCGGCGCAGGGAATCCTGATCTTTCTGCTCATCGGGGTGTTTGCCTTGGGGATTTGGACGCTGCACCGGGCCGCCGTGCGCAACGGCGATTCGCCGTCAGGACCCGAGGCCCCGCCGACGGTGGATGCAGAGCCGGAAACAGGAGTGCCCGCGGCGTCCGCAAGCCCGCTCACGCCATGGTTGTGGGTTCTGGCATCGGCCATGGGCTCTGCGATCCTCATGGCTTCGACCAATAAAATGACCATGGAAATCGCGGCCATCCCGCTTCTGTGGATCCTGCCGCTGGTCCTGTACCTCGGCACCTTCATCCTGGTCTTCGACGCGAAGTGGAAGCTCAGCTGGGGCTGGTGGCCCGCCGTGTGGCTCCTGTTGTTCGCCGCCGCCGCCTACCTGGCCATCGTGGCCCGGTCGGATACGAAACACCAGGTCCTGATGCCGCTGCTTGAAGGCTCCATCATCACCTTTGCGGGCTGCATGGTGTGCCATGGGTTCCTGTTCGAATCGCGTCCCGCACCCTCGGGGTTGACTCGCTTCTATCTGCTCATCGCCGCCGGGGGCGTCCTGGGCGGGCTGTTGGTGGCCCTTGCGGCGCCTTTCGCCTTCAATCGGATCTATGAATTCGGCATCGCCATGCTCGGCGTGGCCATCGTCGGGTTGTTGACGGCGCGCGAGCTCGGAGGGGCCAAGGGCAATCTCATCGCCATATCGGCCTTGGCGGCCATGGTGGCGGGGGGATTTTCCTTGAAAGCGGAAGGAAAGAGCCGGGGCCACTACCTGAGGAATTTCTACGGCATCATCCGCGTCCTCCGGATCGAAAATCTGTTGGAGCTTTCCAACCTCAAGACACTCCATGGGTTGGTGGATCTCAAGGCGCCCGGCAACCCGCTGGTCTACTACACGCCGGATTCCGGCATCGGGCGTGTCCTGCGGATGGAAATGGCGCGCAAGCAAGGCCTGCGGGTCGGTGCGGTGGGCCTGGGCGTCGGTTCCGTGGCGGACTATGGGCGCGAGGGGGACGAGTATGTCTTCTACGAGATCAATCCGCTGGTGATCAATCTCGCCGGGCCGGATTCCCAGGTGTTTCCACTCTTGAGGAATTCGAAAGCCAAGATCGAAGTGGTGGAGGGGGACGGCCGGATCTGCCTTGAGCAAGAATTGCGGGAAGGCCGGGCGAGGGGATATGACGTGCTGCTCATCGACGCCTTTTCCGGCGATTCGGTTCCTTGGCATCTGCTCACGGTGGAGGCGTTCCAGACCTATCTTCGCCACCTGGCGCCGGATGGCGTGCTGGTGCTGCATGTGAGCAATCCGCTTCCGGTCGACCGCATCGCCTTGAGCAGCGCCAAAGCCTTGGATCTTTATGGTGCTTATCTGGTCGACCTCGGGCCTTCGGCCGGCAAGGTGAATCCATTGCATTCGGTGAGCGATTACATCGTGCTCACCCGCGATGCTGCTCTGCTGAAAACGCCGATAATCCTGGAGCGCCTTCTCGCAGGCTTCGGCCCCAAGATCTACCGGGGCCAATCCGAGGGTTCTGCGCGCGTGGCCTTCCTCAGCGCCGATCGACCCTGGCGGGATGACCGCAACAGCCTTTCGCAGCTGCTGTTCAAGCGGACCGCGCTGGAAGAAATCGGGCGCTGGAACCTCGCGCAGGCGCCTAACCCTTCAGCTTCTCCAAAATCTCCAGCACCGCCTGCACATGGCCTTTCACGCTGA
- a CDS encoding glycosyltransferase family 2 protein, with translation MPKRISICIPAFNEAANLPVAVEAVERLFREELGAYELEIIITDNASTDSTWEVVNRLAADRPHLKAFRFSRNFGYQNSVFAGISMATGSAVVELDADLEDPPAVIPKFVEKWEAGFDVAYGVRATRHGSWFLRLAFSLFYRLLNKLSDFPIPKDSGDFRLLDRRVVEVLRNLPERNLYLRGLVSYLGFRQAEVLYDRQPRIGGASKFSFLHYLTLAVDALTAFSKAPLRLIGILGIILFVLSMLLSLYYLYGRILHGTPLPGFTTLVVLTLMLNSVTFIFLGVLGEYLSRVFDDAKNRPRVIFRDSINADGVPPCL, from the coding sequence ATGCCGAAGAGGATCTCCATCTGCATCCCGGCATTCAACGAGGCCGCCAACCTGCCCGTGGCTGTGGAAGCCGTGGAGCGGCTCTTCCGTGAAGAGCTGGGCGCCTATGAACTCGAAATCATCATCACCGACAATGCCTCCACCGACTCCACTTGGGAGGTGGTGAACCGGCTGGCCGCGGACCGCCCCCACCTGAAGGCCTTCCGGTTCTCCCGGAATTTCGGATACCAGAACAGCGTCTTCGCCGGGATTTCAATGGCCACCGGAAGCGCCGTCGTGGAGCTCGATGCCGATCTCGAGGACCCCCCCGCCGTGATCCCGAAGTTCGTCGAAAAGTGGGAAGCGGGCTTCGATGTCGCCTATGGGGTCCGCGCCACGCGGCACGGGTCCTGGTTTCTGCGGCTGGCCTTCTCCCTCTTCTACCGTTTATTGAACAAACTTTCGGATTTCCCGATCCCGAAGGATTCCGGCGATTTCCGGCTGCTCGACCGGAGGGTCGTGGAGGTCCTAAGAAATCTCCCGGAACGGAATCTCTACCTGCGAGGCCTGGTGTCGTACCTGGGATTCCGCCAGGCGGAAGTGCTCTATGACCGCCAACCCCGCATCGGCGGCGCCAGCAAGTTCAGCTTCCTGCACTACCTCACCCTCGCGGTCGATGCATTGACGGCCTTCTCCAAAGCGCCCCTGAGGCTGATCGGCATCCTGGGAATCATTTTGTTCGTGCTGTCCATGTTGTTGTCTCTTTATTACCTTTACGGGCGCATCCTCCATGGAACTCCCCTGCCGGGTTTCACCACGCTGGTGGTGCTGACGCTGATGCTCAACAGCGTGACCTTCATTTTTCTCGGTGTGCTGGGCGAGTATCTGAGCCGTGTTTTCGATGACGCGAAAAACCGTCCCAGGGTGATCTTCCGGGATTCCATCAATGCGGATGGCGTTCCGCCTTGCCTCTAG